The Mycteria americana isolate JAX WOST 10 ecotype Jacksonville Zoo and Gardens chromosome 18, USCA_MyAme_1.0, whole genome shotgun sequence region CTTGCAAATGAGGGCAGGATCAAACAGGCCAGAACCAATATACAAAGAGACAAATTGAGGTTAACTTGGGTAAGCAGGTGCAGTGCCACTGACTTCTTTCACCCTTTTCTAGTGGAGGAAGAGAGTCATCATCACCCTTTAAATACTTTCACAAGTGTAAAACATTGAATGTATTCCTACCTATCAAGAGGCATTTTGAGTTCAACTTTGATTCCATCCTGCATTCACCAGATAGATCTCACATAAGTTACTTAATCTTACagtgcttcattttctctgtttatgaAGTGGAGCAGGCTTGCTGTAATTTGTTTCAGGATAAATTAAGAAGAGGCTTATGACTTCTAATGTTTTGGGGTGAAGGCAAGGTAGTAAAAATCTTGAATTTGCCCTATTTAGTATAACCTTTGGCAGCTAGTGTTTTCTATTCGctggattaatttattttaaaattagtattttcaataATAGAAATAACATGACCAATTCCAAACTTGCAATATTCCTTTCCTTGcttaaaaaaagtctgttcatacatttgatttataaataatgtatttgatATATAAATAACAGTGAATGCCAAGAAGCTGAAAATATCATTGGTGTAAACCCAATTCCTTCTGTGAAGTTAGCTCCCAGAAATAAATTTGATCCAAAGTTTCGGAATGCAATTGCTAGTAAAGATTTCACAATAACGTACAGAATTCTTAAGGCAGGAATTTCTGTTTCAGGCTTTTTCAAGCCAAAATGaaacatcagttttatttttttagacaAGGAAAGTAAGATCAGTCTATACAGTTCAAACAAATCACactatttaatatattttggtTTGATACAATTTAAAAACtccaaaatgtttttggttttatctccaaaaaacttggaaaagcagaggcaagcataatttgcaaacattttaagGCATTATCTAGCTTTTTGATGAATAAAACCTCATTTTACTTTAACATGCTTTTTCACATTCATAATTACTCTGACGTAATGCACCCTGTAGCTACAGACATTGCACTGAAAATAAACGGATTTGTTTTAACTAAATTATTGAGTAACTCAAGTTTAAGGGACAAGCAAATTATGCGTCATgtttaaaacatttggaaatgaaCATATTTGTATGCATTCCAGGCCATGAACCAGGCCATTCATAGGCCAATTCCTCACCCTGGGAGTCAGAGTTAACATTACACTTGTGGTTTACTTAGGTGAGGCGTCAGATGAACTCTGTTGCTACAGCTGCCCTAGTGGTAACAGTACCCATTAGTCATCCTGTACACATCACTTTATCCAGCCCTAGGTGGGAAAGCTCATGCATCTGCTTAGAAGTAGCTGcaacaggcaaaaaagaaaagtgaaaaaaatatatatgagagTTTGTACATTCAGCTATGTGTATTGGTTGCTCACATATGCGCACAACCATGCAAACCAGGAAAAATCTgttcaaagatttatttttatccaaATAGAGTTGTTTCCACACCCTGCACCCATCCCTTCTCCAGGGCAATCAAGTCAGTGGTTCACAAAGTTGAGGCAGTCAGATTTAAATTTGGAGCTGCTCTGTAGTGTCCAGGTTTGGTTTGCTCcctctgctgagcagcactgctAAATCCGAAGCGTGTCAAGTGGGTCAGGTTCAGAAGCTGGTCAGTTCTGGTTCGTCCTGACACTCTGGACACTGAGTTCTGGAATCCAAATAAAGAGGATATTAATCAAAGAATGCCAAAGTGACTTTTCCCATTTTGATGAAGACTGGTGAGCTGAACAGGCTTTTGCCTGTTATCCAGCTCCATTTGTTTCTTTGTGTCTGTGCAACACTAGTTtacacagcagcagaaggaaaatgtttcCCTGTGGAGATAAGGAGATAATCTTCCAGGCATTTTTGTCTGCTCAGCCAACGATGATTATCATACCCTTTAGAGAGACAGGATTGCAGTTCCCATCTGTGCAATTTACAGCATCTCCAGGGACTCTTAACAGGCTATTCTTACCAGGCGAGGATGGTGAGAAGGCTTCTCTTCCAGTGAAGCTCGCAGATCCAAACTGCTGAGCGTGGGGCTGACGGAAGGGATGATATTTTCCCAGCCAGCCAGACAATGCTGTGAAAAGAGATGGGAATGCTGCATTAGAGTGCTTTACCCTTTTTAATCTATTCTGGCCGGTTAGTTCTAAATAATAACTTCTGCACAGGGAGGTTTTAGCAGGTAATTAATTGATTTTTGAGGAGTTTTATATGACTAACAGGAAAGACAAGAAATCTCTAATGAAGCAAAACTGCATAGCTGTCCCCTCTTCCACCTTTCACTGActaattatttctaaaacaatcCCCTGCTTTGTGAACTCAAGCACCCGACCTCTCTGAACCTGTCTCAACTGACTCATCCAGTTCCCTAAACCTCAAAATCAGACTtcttcccacctcttccctggaAATCTCTAGCCCAGGACTAGGTCTGATTAGTAATACCACCTGCAGCATTGCCTAATGGCTGGAATACAGGACCAACTctacaaaaccagttttgaatCCAATCTTGCCACTACTGATTTTGCCTGGCCCCCATACACTGCAAATACTTCACAGAAGCTTGTCTTCTAGACTTTCTAACATCTGTGGAAAGAAACACAGGCACTCTTAGGTATGGTTCATTGTGTTGAAAGGTCAATGCCTGAAATAAGCCAGCTGAATCATGCCCCAGAAGCATACATCTCCATATAGCACTTCTTTTTCCTCAGTGTAAAGCATTTGGAGATATGTCATATATTTTATGGCCATTACACAAAGGTATGAACAGAGAAGCACACACCAATGGCTTTTCTTGCTATCTCAGTGACGCAGATCAGAAATATTAGCGGAAACCCTGTCAGGGGAATGAGTCCCacattctctttccttcttctgctgTAACAATgcccagcctgggctgtgccGTCAGTATCAGCAAGAAGACAGCAACTTACCGAAGGTAATGCTAGATTGTCTGCCAGTTCAAAGCTCTTCCTGCAATGGGCTTTGTATTTGTAGGCAGGCATAAGGGTAGACCTGGGAATGCTGACCCTGCAACCACAGAAAGGAAGTAATTGCCTACACCTTCCACAAGGCAGAGGAAATCTGTATGCCTTCCCCACTCAGAATCCAAGGGTCTAATCCCAAAGTGAACCAAGCGAAACAGTTTTGGATTAGGGCATTAGACACTTAGCATGTATATTCAGATTCTGGACCAAATCCAGACAGAATATGCATTTCTCACTGATTTCAAAACTGTTTCTTATGGAAACTGCTTATGGAAAAGATCAGTAAGGAGTTTTTAAGCAAGAGATATCTCTGCCTTGAGAACAGCAACTTTCTACAAAGCtattttgatgctgttttctCCCTCACATGatcagctttttcttccccattgttTCCTTGAGTTCTGCACATTACAAAGCAGTAATTCTTACCTACCTGACATAGGCTGGCTCTTCCACTACCTCTGGGGGCTGGTTAGCACGTGGGATCTTACACACGGGGCAGGCAGATTCTGAatccacagggacagtgaagaGGCGCTGATTTAATCGGTAACAGTAAACACCTGCCGCAGAGTAACAAAACATCATGGTATCTCTAGTTTGTCAGAAGGTTCCTCAACCCAGTCAACAAAGCTGTGTTCTACCACAGTGCCTCACATGCATTCTATAGAAAGAGCTGCTTTTCCTGAAATATCTTTTACATTTCCTGTCCCCAAATAAGTtcctaaaaagcaaaaccaaaacttcAACCTCCTCAACTTAGAAAGAGAACATTAGCCAATTACAAGAAACCCTGACAAAATAAGATGACACTGATTGAGAGAGGATCCCTAGAAGACTCAAGTATCTTTGGAGTAGGAAGTTGAATCTGGTTTAGAAGCTGCAGCTAAAAACCCCACATTCTTCCTTGTCTTGTGTGATGTGGGGCTCTCCCAGAATGACAGGCAAAGACTGCTCAGTTGTTTGTTCACAGAAATAGGATTAGGAAGAAATCTGATCTTACACTTATGGGAACTGGTTATCAAATCTGGTTCTTGTTCAGGAACTACATAATCCAGAGCCTTGGGCCTAAAGAAACATGCAAACAAACCAGTTAGTGACAGGGGGTCAGGCCCTCTGAACATCCCCACCTTTTACAAGCATATATTTCTGATTGGCAGGTAAAGGCCTACAAAACTGCCCTTACAATTTCCCACTCCAATCAGACCACACTTCTCATTATTCTAAAGGGATACATTGCTGCTTCAGCCCATGCCCACTTACTCCAGGTGCTGCTCATGAAtacaagcttctttgttggcctGTCGGAACTCGTGCAGCTCAGCAAAGTATTGATCAGATTTTTCTGCTACTGAAGAGTTTGTATCTAGGAGTCCTGAGAAcaccaaggaaagagaaaaggtcaAGGATTTACCAAATTTGGGAAAGCACCAAAGCAAGCCTCATGCAACACAGTTGAAACAACCAAAGGTTTGAAGCACCAAAATGGATAATGAGTATGCCATCACGGCGAGACAGAGATTTACTGCATGGTTTGGGTCCCTTATTGCATTCATTCATTTTGGTTACTTGGTATCCCCTCTGACCCCACTCAGCTTTGCCATTTGTTGCCTGGATTCTCATACCACTGCCACTTCACCGTTCCAGGGAAGCACAGGTCACCTCTGGCCCGGACAGGGAATGGCTTCTGACAAaactgcagctcctctgctgagACCTGCTACATGCGCTCTAGGTCTGCAGTTCTGTCACACCCCAACTTAAAGGGGTCGTAAGCTGTGTTATAACTCTTCATATTACCACATCATGCTGAGAGCTTTGCCTCAGGTTTAGGATTCACCTGCAATCCAGTCATAGCCCAGGAAAGGACGCACGGACCAGCTGCTCACAGGTATGGTATATTCTTCAGGATCAGAGTGGTAAGTCACACGGCCAGCTTCCTTCTAGGAAGACAACAATTCATAAAGACTTCCTATACATCTAGCAGGACATTCAAAGGTACAGCTTAGGAGATAACTGGCAGCTGTTCAAATGGGACAGCTGTGGCTTAGTTTGAGGCTGGATCCTATCTATGCCTCTACCAGTAATTTGCTCACCAGCCCTTTGTCTTCTCAATTCATAAAACAGAAAGAGGAGGCAGGGGACTTGCCCAGGCTGAGGCAGTATTTTTCAGGGCTTTAAACAAAATGCTGACTTCCCTGCATCACACATCCCCAAACATCAGGCCACCTGTGCTGCCTTGGACAATCACAGCAATAGTGTACCCGTCACGCTTAAGGAAACAAGctatgcagcagcagcactgcaccaGGCTGTTCTCCCTGGGCACATGAATCACATATGCAAATGATAAGGAGTCTTACAGTGAAGTGCTACAGTTTTCTGGTCTTTGATTCAAGGGCTAAGGAAAGCAAGGGCTGAACAAACTGCCAACAGCCCCTGGCTGCTAAGGCTGGGAACAGTTCTGACCCCAGCTTCCAATTTACGCAGTGGAAACAGGGTAAGTGATGTTCTCCTGGCCCTTTCTCCCCATCCTTTTATTGACttatgaaaataagcaaagcatTGGTTTCACCGTTTACCGTCAACTCTTTGGACTGAGATGTCAGCAAGACTGATTTATGGATTTTGGGCTCTCTAATGACCACATGCTCCTTGCTGGTCCCTTCACTTTGTGTGCTGCTCAATGACGGGTCCAGATGACccttaagctgctttttttcatggaaaCCATGTAGCAGAGTGGACTGTTTTCTGTTCTCTCCACGTCCCAGAAGGAAGGATTCTTTTTCCGGACTTCCTCGAGCATGGCCATCCCTATCCACTCCGGAGGTTTCTCTGCCACACGTAATGATTGCAGACACTGGCATaacattcttctctttcccaggaAAGCTAGAATCCAAACCTACGGCTTCCTGAATCTTTGCTTGTTGTTGCTGTACCCCTCTGTCATTGCTGCTGTGTTTAAGAGACAAACAGAGGGCTGCTCTGGCTGCATAAGCTCCGGGTTCCACAGACACCAACATTGCAGGGTCAGCTGTAGACTTCGCAGTGTCAACCTGATTTTCCTTCTGTTAAGGACAGAGACTCTCATAACACATGGCATCACTCAGATTACAAATAGCTTTCAATATGACATTTCACTCAGTAAGAGAAAATCAACCTCTCATTCTAGTCTGCTCACCCCTTTAAATTCTTGTGGGGAAAATAGCAAAATCCTTATATTATTCATGAGAGATTATTAAGTGTTTGGAGAAGATAAGAAAGGGGTCCACTTCCAGCTAAATGCAGCTTTGCTCAATTTGAGGAACGCTAAACATTCAGCATTTGTGcttagaagaaacaaaaggattaTGTTCCACAATGTTCATTCCTATCTTAGATTAAGAAATCTACATTTCTTAGGCAGGAACTGATCTCTGAACCCTTCGCAAGGAGAACATATTTGAGACCACAGGATAAACAATAGCCTAGCTACTTTTCTAACATACTCCACATTCCACTTTCTACCAGCTCCTCCATGTCCATATGTCTCCTTTACCACACCACTCCataggcagagctgctgcctatCATACAAGGCCCATTTGCTTCCCAGCACTTCCACCACAGGCACAACACATACCCCTCTCTTGGGCAAGGGGACAGATCTTTCAGTAGCTGTTGTATTATGA contains the following coding sequences:
- the MIIP gene encoding migration and invasion-inhibitory protein isoform X3, coding for MDLEHLKRLRQANQDLLQRFRMKQEEIRKRLPIKPFFPASLHNTTATERSVPLPKRGKENQVDTAKSTADPAMLVSVEPGAYAARAALCLSLKHSSNDRGVQQQQAKIQEAVGLDSSFPGKEKNVMPVSAIITCGRETSGVDRDGHARGSPEKESFLLGRGENRKQSTLLHGFHEKKQLKGHLDPSLSSTQSEGTSKEHVVIREPKIHKSVLLTSQSKELTKEAGRVTYHSDPEEYTIPVSSWSVRPFLGYDWIAGLLDTNSSVAEKSDQYFAELHEFRQANKEACIHEQHLEPKALDYVVPEQEPDLITSSHKCVYCYRLNQRLFTVPVDSESACPVCKIPRANQPPEVVEEPAYVRVSIPRSTLMPAYKYKAHCRKSFELADNLALPSHCLAGWENIIPSVSPTLSSLDLRASLEEKPSHHPRLNSVSRVSGRTRTDQLLNLTHLTRFGFSSAAQQREQTKPGHYRAAPNLNLTASTL
- the MIIP gene encoding migration and invasion-inhibitory protein isoform X1, translated to MAAGAGRAQSGLAPLQERPGRGRPGESRRRLERGRGSPGRGVARRFGAAGCGAGNCFHRMDLEHLKRLRQANQDLLQRFRMKQEEIRKRLPIKPFFPASLHNTTATERSVPLPKRGKENQVDTAKSTADPAMLVSVEPGAYAARAALCLSLKHSSNDRGVQQQQAKIQEAVGLDSSFPGKEKNVMPVSAIITCGRETSGVDRDGHARGSPEKESFLLGRGENRKQSTLLHGFHEKKQLKGHLDPSLSSTQSEGTSKEHVVIREPKIHKSVLLTSQSKELTKEAGRVTYHSDPEEYTIPVSSWSVRPFLGYDWIAGLLDTNSSVAEKSDQYFAELHEFRQANKEACIHEQHLEPKALDYVVPEQEPDLITSSHKCVYCYRLNQRLFTVPVDSESACPVCKIPRANQPPEVVEEPAYVRVSIPRSTLMPAYKYKAHCRKSFELADNLALPSHCLAGWENIIPSVSPTLSSLDLRASLEEKPSHHPRLNSVSRVSGRTRTDQLLNLTHLTRFGFSSAAQQREQTKPGHYRAAPNLNLTASTL
- the MIIP gene encoding migration and invasion-inhibitory protein isoform X2; the encoded protein is MINTPNVPTSFHPFSGFTGNCFHRMDLEHLKRLRQANQDLLQRFRMKQEEIRKRLPIKPFFPASLHNTTATERSVPLPKRGKENQVDTAKSTADPAMLVSVEPGAYAARAALCLSLKHSSNDRGVQQQQAKIQEAVGLDSSFPGKEKNVMPVSAIITCGRETSGVDRDGHARGSPEKESFLLGRGENRKQSTLLHGFHEKKQLKGHLDPSLSSTQSEGTSKEHVVIREPKIHKSVLLTSQSKELTKEAGRVTYHSDPEEYTIPVSSWSVRPFLGYDWIAGLLDTNSSVAEKSDQYFAELHEFRQANKEACIHEQHLEPKALDYVVPEQEPDLITSSHKCVYCYRLNQRLFTVPVDSESACPVCKIPRANQPPEVVEEPAYVRVSIPRSTLMPAYKYKAHCRKSFELADNLALPSHCLAGWENIIPSVSPTLSSLDLRASLEEKPSHHPRLNSVSRVSGRTRTDQLLNLTHLTRFGFSSAAQQREQTKPGHYRAAPNLNLTASTL